The following proteins come from a genomic window of Amaranthus tricolor cultivar Red isolate AtriRed21 chromosome 14, ASM2621246v1, whole genome shotgun sequence:
- the LOC130799353 gene encoding uncharacterized protein LOC130799353 produces the protein MQHSGSTGVQREAETPACRRQTFWYAGRNRCGMACGNTVCEVIGFVRGMYSWVSELGGKWVRIVKSSTYFHAVIKELQASNGIFELKNSYGEVVTKQTEEIQRFYRGLQGAPSRVSIGINEVKIKDALFGINDNKYPGIDGFNAYLIKRIWETLEGIVKLVDLAQSCFTSRRKISDSVLLTRELIRGYTCQYNSPRCMIKVDISKAYDSVDWFFLRSIMEELDFSEKFVNWVLTCVTTVSFSVLEYGTSLKPFKTTKRLRDGDPLSSYLFKLSYSNSLVILMRNFHSFSRASGLEVNEVKSSVYISRVASTIKCDVMEFFGMLEGSFTLSPFTQRSSTSIIASLW, from the exons atgcaA CATAGCGGCAGCACCGGTGTGCAGAGGGAGGCTGAAACTCCGGCGTGCAGGCGGCAGACGTTCTGGTATGCAGGCCGCAATCGCTGCGGTATGGCGTGCGGGAATACGGTTTGTGAGGTAATCGGGTTTGTGAGGGGAATGTATTCGTGGGTTTCTGAATTGGGAGGGAAATGGGTACGGATTGTGAAG AGCTCTACCTATTTTCATGCAGTCATAAAGGAGTTGCAAGCAAGTAACGGTATCTTTGAGCTAAAGAACAGTTACGGTGAGGTTGTAACAAAACAAACAGAAGAGATTCAAAGGTTCTATAGAGGCCTCCAAGGAGCCCCCTCTAGAGTGTCTATTGGGATCAACGAAGTG AAGATTAAAGATGCTCTATTTGGCATAAACGACAATAAATATCCTGGAATCGATGGGTTCAATGCTTACTTGATCAAGAGAATATGGGAG ACTTTAGAAGGTATCGTGAAGCTGGTGGACCTAGCCCAATCCTGTTTTACCTCGAGGAGAAAAATCTCAGATAGTGTTTTGCTAACTAGAGAACTGATCAGAGGGTACACGTGCCAGTACAATAGCCCTAGATGCATGATCAAAGTAGACATCAGTAAAGCTTATGACTCTGTGGATTGGTTCTTCTTGCGAAGCATTATGGAGGAGTTGGATTTTTCGGAGAAGTTTGTGAATTGGGTTTTAACTTGTGTTACGACAGTATCCTTTTCGGTGTTGGAGTATGGTACATCGCTTAAACCTTTCAAGACTACTAAGAGGCTTAGAGATGGAGATCCCCTATCTTCCTATCTATTTAAATTGT CATACTCTAACTCTTTGGTTATCTTGATGCGCAATTTCCATAGCTTCTCGAGGGCCTCGGGATTAGAGGTTAATGAAGTCAAGAGTAGTGTTTACATTTCTAGGGTGGCTTCTACTATTAAGTGTGACGTGATGGAGTTCTTTGGTATGCTTGAAGGTAGTTTTACGTTATCCCCCTTCACTCAAAGAAGCTCAACATCCATAATTGCAAGCCTCTGGTAG